In Cryptomeria japonica chromosome 10, Sugi_1.0, whole genome shotgun sequence, a genomic segment contains:
- the LOC131034319 gene encoding cytochrome P450 78A4-like: MENRTASCGGAAGWWDVYALVPLPNLCFLDSIQVDKSDICAWKQNLSILVAALLCAVILSRRRTGGCSWAGKNKKKKIPGPRGWPIIGILMEMSGGHAHRKLAHLAAIHEAKKLMAFSLGSTRVVITSDPEVARELLSSPHFADRPLKQSAQQLMFGRAMGFAPNGNYWRMLRRISAAHLFSPRRIAAHEAGRQVDSVKMLSGIRNECACKGAVSLRPHLQAAALENIMRSLFGVRLDSDGEGREVREMVEEGFELLGAFNWADHVPWLRPLDPLQIHDRCTRLLPRVRSFVQHIINQHRQSALHRNTADSDFMDVLLSLEGQDKLHDEDIIAVLWEMIFRGTDTVALVTEWTMAEMVLNEEIQGRAQMELEAVIGRDRSVRDEDIARLPYLQAVVKESLRMHPPGPLLSWARLCTEEVDIAGDMHVSAGKTAMVNMWSITHDPEIWESPHEFRPERFVEDKVDVLGNDLRLAPFGSGRRVCPGKALGLATVHLWVAKLLHHYKWIPSPQHPVDLTEVLKLSSQMATPLAAIPTTINPY, translated from the exons ATGGAGAACCGTACGGCGAGCTGTGGCGGAGCAGCGGGATGGTGGGACGTGTATGCACTAGTTCCCCTGCCTAACTTATGTTTCTTAGATAGCATTCAGGTCGATAAAAGtgatatttgtgcatggaaacagaACTTGTCGATTCTGGTTGCTGCTCTACTTTGTGCAGTAATTCTCTCCAGGCGCCGTACTGGTGGATGTTCATGGGCCGGaaagaataagaaaaagaagaTTCCAGGGCCCCGAGGATGGCCCATAATTGGAATCCTAATGGAAATGAGTGGCGGTCATGCTCACCGTAAGCTTGCTCACTTGGCGGCGATTCACGAGGCGAAAAAACTGATGGCCTTCAGCTTGGGGTCAACCCGCGTAGTCATAACGTCGGATCCAGAAGTGGCTAGGGAGCTTTTGAGCTCTCCTCACTTTGCGGATAGGCCTCTCAAACAATCTGCCCAGCAGCTAATGTTTGGGAGGGCAATGGGCTTTGCACCCAACGGCAACTACTGGAGGATGCTCCGTAGGATTTCAGCTGCTCATCTGTTTAGTCCGCGGAGAATAGCGGCGCACGAGGCCGGCCGTCAGGTGGACAGCGTGAAAATGCTATCTGGTATACGCAATGAATGCGCATGCAAAGGTGCCGTCAGCCTGCGTCCACATCTCCAAGCGGCGGCTCTCGAAAACATCATGAGAAGCCTGTTTGGTGTAAGGTTGGATAGTGATGGAGAGGGTAGAGAGGTgagggagatggtggaggaggggTTTGAACTGCTGGGGGCATTTAATTGGGCCGATCATGTTCCCTGGCTGCGACCGCTTGACCCTCTGCAAATCCACGACCGCTGCACTCGACTCCTACCTCGCGTTAGGTCTTTTGTTCAACACATCATCAATCAGCATCGACAGTCCGCTCTGCATAGGAACACAGCCGATTCAGATTTCATGGATGTGCTGCTTTCGCTTGAAGGACAGGATAAGCTCCACGACGAAGATATCATCGCGGTTCTCTGG GAGATGATATTCCGCGGCACAGACACTGTAGCTCTAGTTACAGAGTGGACCATGGCGGAGATGGTATTGAATGAAGAAATACAAGGGAGAGCTCAGATGGAGTTGGAGGCAGTGATAGGGCGGGATAGAAGCGTGCGGGATGAggacatagcaaggcttccatacCTGCAAGCGGTTGTGAAAGAGAGTTTGAGAATGCACCCACCTGGACCGCTGCTGTCATGGGCGCGTTTATGCACGGAGGAGGTTGATATAGCAGGTGATATGCATGTTTCGGCTGGGAAGACGGCCATGGTTAACATGTGGTCCATCACTCACGATCCAGAAATCTGGGAGTCGCCTCATGAATTCCGGCCggagagatttgttgaagataaagTAGATGTTCTGGGTAATGATTTGAGGCTTGCACCCTTCGGTTCAGGTCGGCGAGTCTGTCCAGGAAAGGCTCTCGGCCTTGCCACTGTTCACCTCTGGGTAGCAAAACTACTACACCATTACAAGTGGATTCCTTCTCCTCAACACCCAGTAGATCTCACCGAGGTTCTAAAATTGTCCTCCCAAATGGCTACACCCCTTGCTGCGATTCCCACAACCATAAACCCGTATTGA